A region of the Sarcophilus harrisii chromosome 3, mSarHar1.11, whole genome shotgun sequence genome:
CTGATCTCCTTGGTTCTGGCCCCATAGATGACAGGGTTGACAAGGCAGGGGATCAGCAAATAGAAGGCACTGATCAAGTTGTGTACATCCTGAGAGGCAGTGCGGGCCACATGATACACAATTGAAGAGGACAAAGTGGAGCCATACCCAGTGAAGATGACAAGTAGGTGAGATCCACATGTGTGAAGGGCCTTTGAGTGGGCACTGCCTGAGGAGATCCTGAAGGCAGCATGGATGATGCGTGTGTAGGAGGTGGCAGGGAGAAGCAGGTCCAGGATCCTATTAAAGACACGGAAGGCGAGTCCTACAGTCTTATTTAGTGAGATGTCTCCACAGGACAGCTTCATCAAGGCCATGTGCTCACAGGTGAAGTGATGGATCACATTGGAGCGGCAAAATTGAACTCTTGCTGCCAGAATCACCGCGGGAGCCACAATGCCCGCACTCTTGCCGGCTGCTACCCCTACCAGCCCTGCTAGTACCTGGCCTGTCATGATCTCTGTGTAGCGCATAAGGTAACAAATGGCAACGTAACGGTCTAGAGCCATGATTAGAAGGATATTGCAATCCCAAACAAGTAGAAAATAGTTGAAGAACATCTAGACAAGGCAACAAGTTAAAGAAATGTGAT
Encoded here:
- the LOC100914718 gene encoding LOW QUALITY PROTEIN: olfactory receptor 52K1-like (The sequence of the model RefSeq protein was modified relative to this genomic sequence to represent the inferred CDS: substituted 1 base at 1 genomic stop codon) is translated as MSGGNVTFNISYTSFFLLGFPGLKESRSLLILPFLCLYMVILSANGLIVYTVTTQRSLHQPMYVLISLLLGINICTATTVVPPMLFSFSTYFNHISLTCCLVXMFFNYFLLVWDCNILLIMALDRYVAICYLMRYTEIMTGQVLAGLVGVAAGKSAGIVAPAVILAARVQFCRSNVIHHFTCEHMALMKLSCGDISLNKTVGLAFRVFNRILDLLLPATSYTRIIHAAFRISSGSAHSKALHTCGSHLLVIFTGYGSTLSSSIVYHVARTASQDVHNLISAFYLLIPCLVNPVIYGARTKEIRQHIAKLFQRESHE